A region of Takifugu rubripes chromosome 6, fTakRub1.2, whole genome shotgun sequence DNA encodes the following proteins:
- the LOC105416600 gene encoding uncharacterized protein, which translates to MEDVGNLRHRPAAAEKNPPTFAPKIHAAGMKPTAQTEEANRSPAPPHVTAADGVAEASGGVEVKSLEPGNQEEHEEVLGDERPEGGDVSTGSRTGTEENRRCSTDTGDVPAPLICPSKGQQMEKASPEEGKEPCDKTFWSTDLPSEAGASAPDSRDDGDVSAEVMREDAGCDVDDEEAALRSAEVSDAGSSLPWQRQDKTSQCVDEVSESSVNGLERPSPETGNPPEPHGATSCETSHLPPTRELGSAPDAAASATFPDPGVAPGPPVGDLQLSSFEPTQKKDDGNASSAGAGAESGISSLAVSPDAEADGNIFSPEPPLMAGDPQAISLYADDAALSAAIERMSGETLGPLQPCCSQMSHSTSWTVANEDAFGHEIEDGYHRLVEQFAAQIAVSVTSLTDQLTDVRAALEVVETRAKTSAKEKEDSQAEADCERSEISIMEATMETNEWITDTAPRCPLAAPGSCGSPKHPPAALGPAFRLRRRPRPTFLPGRSSLTKTWNISKRWWRFSPCLRTSRHLPRPLSHPVAAPDGGGHRRSAGAGELEGVPPPGEGEGGRLERRGRPPHREPRGVEVCVAGQGGGVSVGGVWQPAPPHGRR; encoded by the exons ATGGAAGATGTTGGAAATCTCAGgcaccgtcctgctgctgcggaGAAGAACCCTCCGACTTTTGCTCCGAAGATCCACGCGGCAGGAATGAAGCCGACCGCTCAGACGGAGGAGGCCAATCGGAGCCCGGCGCCGCCGCACGTTACCGCCGCCGACGGCGTCGCTGAGGCCAGCGGAGGGGTGGAGGTGAAGAGCCTAGAACCGGGGAACCAGGAGGAGCACGAGGAG GTGCTGGGAGATGAACGACCGGAGGGTGGAGACGTgagcacaggcagcagaacTGGAACGGAGGAGAACCGTCGGTGTTCCACGGATACTGGAGATGTTCCCGCTCCCCTCATCTGCCCCAGCAAagggcagcagatggagaaagcgagtccagaggagggaaaagaaccGTGCGATAAGACGTTCTGGTCCACAGATCTGCCGTCTGAGGCGGGGGCGTCTGCTCCGGACAGTCGTGATGATGGAGACGTGTCTGCAGAAGTGATGAGAGAAGATGCAGGATGTGATGTCGACGATGAAGAGGCAGCGCTGAGGTCTGCTGAAGTCTCCGACGCAGGTTCCTCGCTGCCATGGCAACGACAGGATAAAACGTCTCAATGTGTGGATGAGGTCTCTGAATCCTCCGTCAATGGTCTTGAACGACCATCACCTGAGACGGGGAACCCGCCTGAACCTCACGGAGCGACCAGCTGTGAAACATCTCATCTCCCCCCAACAAGAGAACTGGGCTCTGCTCCCGATGCAGCAGCTTCTGCGACCTTTCCTGATCCCGGTGTTGCTCCCGGTCCTCCCGTGGGTGACCTTCAGCTGTCCTCTTTTGAGCCAACGCAGAAGAAGGATGACGGAAACGCGTCTTCTGCCGGCGCTGGTGCAGAAAGCGGCATCTCCAGCCTGGCGGTCAGTCCGGACGCGGAAGCGGACGGAAACATTTTCAGTCCGGAGCCGCCGTTGATGGCGGGCGATCCACAGGCGATCAGCCTCTACGCAGATGATGCAGCGCTGTCCGCCGCCATTGAGCGGATGAGCGGGGAGACGTTGGGGCCCCTCCAGCCGTGTTGCTCCCAGATGTCCCACAGCACCAGCTGGACGGTGGCCAACGAGGACGCGTTTGGCCACGAGATCGAGGACGGTTACCACAGGCTGGTCGAGCAGTTCGCCGCTCAGATCGCCGTCAGTGTCACCAGCTTAACCGACCAGCTGACGGACGTCCGAGCCGCCCTCGAGGTCGTGGAGACGAGAGCGAAGACGAGCGCCAAAGAGAAGGAGGACTCGCAGGCGGAAGCGGACTGTGAAAGGTCTGAGATCAGCATCATGGAGGCCACCATGGAGACCAACGAGTGGATCACTGACACCGCTCCCCGCTGCCCCCTGGCTGCTCCCGGCTCCTGTGGATCACCCAAACACCCGCCCGCCGCCCTCGGACCGGCGTTCCGCTTGCGACGCCGCCCGCGGCCGACGTTCCTGCCGGGACGCTCCTCGCTGACGAAAACATGGAACATTTCAAAAAGGTGGTGGCGGTTCAGCCCATGCCTCAGAACGTCACGTCACCTTCCGCGTCCATTATCACACCCAGTCGCCGCACCAGACGGTGGCGGTCACCGGCGATCAGCCGGAGCTGGGGAGCTGGAAGGAGTTCCTCCCCctggagaaggtgaaggaggGCGACTGGAGCGCCGTGGTCGGCCTCCCCACCGAGAGCCACGTGGAGTGGAAGTTTGTGTTGCTGGACAAGGGGGAGGTGTGTCGGTGGGAGGAGTGTGGCAACCGGCTCCTCCACACGGGCGTCGGTGA